The Salmonella enterica subsp. houtenae serovar Houten genome has a segment encoding these proteins:
- the glcR_3 gene encoding DNA-binding transcriptional regulator AgaR, translating to MKAAIERRMEILEVITRQGKARVEDLAERFNVSSVTIRSDLSFLEKNGYIVRSHGSAIPNVGVIAELTVNEKSRRNSDVKSLIGQAAAKLINNGDTVILDSGTTTREIAANLKSVENVVVMTNGLDVAVELASAPGVEVLISGGVLRKSAMSFSGSQAEASLKNVRFDKVFLGVDGFDLRVGITTHNEQEASLNRLMCDISEQVIAVADSTKFGKRSCHMIREFGDIDVLVTDANIPEEYVQRLRDMRIEVIIAEKEK from the coding sequence GTGAAGGCGGCAATCGAAAGGCGTATGGAAATACTCGAGGTGATAACCCGGCAGGGGAAAGCTCGTGTCGAAGACTTAGCCGAAAGATTCAATGTCTCAAGTGTCACCATTCGTAGTGACCTGAGTTTTTTAGAAAAAAACGGATACATCGTCAGATCTCACGGTTCGGCTATCCCGAACGTTGGCGTAATTGCTGAACTCACTGTTAATGAAAAGAGTCGCCGTAATTCTGATGTCAAATCCTTGATTGGGCAGGCTGCTGCAAAACTGATTAACAATGGCGACACAGTCATTCTGGATTCGGGCACCACCACGCGCGAAATCGCTGCCAATTTAAAGTCAGTAGAAAACGTGGTGGTCATGACAAATGGGCTGGATGTGGCGGTAGAATTAGCGTCAGCTCCTGGGGTGGAGGTCCTCATTTCCGGCGGCGTGTTACGTAAGAGCGCGATGTCTTTCTCTGGTTCTCAAGCTGAAGCCAGCCTGAAAAACGTGCGTTTTGACAAGGTTTTTCTGGGGGTTGATGGTTTTGACTTACGGGTGGGTATCACGACACATAATGAGCAGGAAGCCAGTCTTAACCGCTTAATGTGTGATATTTCGGAGCAAGTAATTGCGGTTGCTGACTCTACGAAGTTTGGGAAACGCAGTTGCCATATGATCCGTGAATTTGGTGATATTGATGTGTTAGTGACGGATGCTAATATCCCCGAAGAATATGTACAACGTTTGCGGGATATGCGAATCGAAGTCATTATCGCTGAAAAAGAGAAGTAA
- a CDS encoding tagatose 6-phosphate aldolase subunit KbaZ, producing the protein MSSLEKFVEYYRAGEQIGIYSICSAHPLVTGTILEQMFDNGYRTAI; encoded by the coding sequence ATGTCTTCGTTAGAAAAGTTTGTTGAGTACTACAGGGCTGGGGAACAAATTGGAATTTATTCTATTTGTTCTGCCCATCCTCTTGTTACTGGAACCATTCTGGAGCAAATGTTCGATAATGGTTACAGAACTGCAATCTGA
- the ptsL_2 gene encoding PTS system mannose-specific transporter subunit IIAB, which translates to MTQPNIVWTRIDERLLHGQIRITWGKHTEANLILVANDEAAEGPNSAFMQAGMKASAGGEYAVRFFSIQKTIDIIHKASPQQKVFILCNNPMDVARLVEGGVPIKHCNVGNMHFHEGKRQIAKTVSVDENDLDAFRRILACGVTCTVQNTPDQTPVNVIELAVSA; encoded by the coding sequence ATGACTCAGCCAAATATCGTCTGGACTCGTATCGACGAGCGTTTACTTCACGGTCAAATCCGCATTACCTGGGGAAAACATACAGAGGCTAATCTGATCCTGGTCGCTAATGATGAAGCCGCCGAAGGCCCAAATTCTGCTTTTATGCAGGCTGGAATGAAAGCCTCTGCGGGTGGTGAATATGCCGTGCGTTTCTTCAGTATTCAGAAAACCATTGACATAATCCATAAAGCCTCCCCACAGCAGAAAGTATTCATTCTGTGCAATAACCCAATGGATGTCGCACGTTTGGTTGAAGGTGGTGTGCCAATTAAACATTGTAATGTGGGCAATATGCATTTCCATGAAGGTAAACGTCAAATAGCCAAAACTGTTTCCGTCGACGAAAACGATCTCGATGCTTTCAGACGCATTCTCGCCTGTGGCGTGACTTGTACCGTGCAGAACACACCAGATCAGACTCCGGTCAATGTGATTGAACTCGCCGTCAGTGCATGA
- the agaC_2 gene encoding PTS system, IIc component, which yields MLFEATLVAIWAFLCGIDKYDVALNIHRPLITGPIVGLIMGDMEVGLIAGATLELAWLGLVPNAGAQPPDVTMGTIAAVAFAVMTGQSPEVAMGVGMPIAVLMQMIVIGFFAMTAFTMGKADRYAEQADMAGISRLLVGTLITRSMLYFVIAFVTVYFGEHAAAWIDENTPTVLLEGLGIGAKMVPAIGFAMLLKIMWSKEVAGVFFIGFVMTTYLKLPIMAVAILGASIALLYYFFSGKNSNNNTKQAEDFEDGI from the coding sequence ATGCTGTTTGAAGCTACTTTAGTTGCAATCTGGGCCTTCTTGTGCGGTATCGACAAGTACGATGTAGCCCTAAATATTCACCGTCCTTTAATTACCGGCCCGATTGTAGGCCTGATTATGGGCGATATGGAAGTGGGATTGATCGCTGGCGCTACTCTGGAGCTGGCCTGGTTGGGTCTGGTACCTAATGCTGGCGCACAGCCGCCTGATGTAACCATGGGAACGATTGCTGCTGTCGCTTTTGCGGTTATGACAGGCCAGTCACCGGAAGTTGCGATGGGCGTCGGTATGCCAATCGCTGTTCTGATGCAGATGATTGTTATCGGATTCTTTGCAATGACCGCTTTCACAATGGGGAAAGCCGATCGATATGCTGAACAAGCTGATATGGCAGGGATCTCCCGCTTATTAGTAGGAACCTTGATTACGCGTTCCATGCTCTATTTCGTTATCGCTTTTGTGACAGTGTATTTCGGTGAACATGCAGCGGCCTGGATTGATGAAAACACGCCAACAGTCTTGTTAGAAGGTCTGGGTATTGGGGCGAAGATGGTACCGGCAATAGGTTTTGCGATGTTGTTGAAGATCATGTGGTCGAAAGAAGTGGCTGGGGTGTTCTTTATCGGTTTCGTGATGACTACTTATCTGAAGCTGCCAATTATGGCCGTGGCCATTCTGGGCGCATCCATTGCCCTTCTGTACTACTTCTTTAGTGGAAAAAACAGCAATAACAATACCAAACAAGCAGAGGATTTCGAAGATGGCATCTGA
- the manZ_3 gene encoding PTS family sugar transport protein component IID gives MASDITADKGRVAEAKTSSLIDNVDAYQDTEVRQVISRKDLWKCAIRGLFMEGNFNFERMQGGGFAYSIIPALQKIHGNNRADLAKSLKNHLQFFNASPKLFTFLLGTAVAMEENKEKPSTINVMKVAGMGPTGGIGDAIDHMTLMPLTLALGASIAIDGSIAGPFVFFILYQIVHFLVYFGLMFMGYRAGTAAMVNMSDATEKLAKAANIMGIFVIGALCATFIRLQTTAAIDLGGKTVELQTALFDKIMPNLLPLALVFFMFKMVKGTGFWAKPPVLIFSTLAAGVIGHLLGIV, from the coding sequence ATGGCATCTGATATCACCGCAGACAAAGGCCGCGTAGCGGAAGCCAAAACAAGCAGCCTGATAGATAACGTTGATGCTTATCAGGATACCGAGGTTCGTCAAGTGATCTCCCGTAAAGACCTGTGGAAGTGCGCGATCCGGGGGCTGTTTATGGAAGGTAACTTTAATTTTGAACGTATGCAGGGAGGCGGTTTTGCGTATTCGATTATCCCGGCATTGCAAAAAATCCACGGTAATAACCGTGCGGACCTGGCGAAATCACTGAAGAATCATTTGCAGTTCTTCAATGCCAGTCCAAAACTGTTCACCTTCCTGCTAGGGACAGCGGTTGCTATGGAAGAGAACAAAGAAAAACCGTCGACGATTAACGTCATGAAAGTTGCGGGAATGGGACCGACGGGGGGGATCGGTGATGCTATAGACCATATGACTCTAATGCCATTGACGCTGGCGTTGGGGGCATCGATTGCAATTGATGGATCGATCGCCGGACCATTTGTGTTCTTTATTTTGTATCAGATTGTCCATTTTTTGGTCTATTTCGGTTTGATGTTTATGGGCTATCGCGCGGGTACTGCTGCGATGGTGAACATGAGTGATGCCACAGAGAAGTTAGCAAAAGCCGCCAACATTATGGGGATCTTTGTTATCGGAGCATTATGCGCCACCTTTATCAGGCTACAGACCACTGCAGCAATCGATCTTGGTGGGAAGACCGTGGAACTACAAACTGCTCTGTTTGACAAAATCATGCCGAACTTGCTCCCGCTGGCGTTAGTGTTCTTTATGTTCAAAATGGTGAAGGGAACCGGTTTTTGGGCAAAGCCCCCGGTTCTAATCTTCTCGACATTGGCTGCGGGAGTTATCGGCCATCTGTTGGGCATTGTGTAA
- the ptsL_3 gene encoding PTS system mannose-specific transporter subunit IIAB encodes MIGIVVSGHIHFASGMESAVRAIAGEQPQMAFVDFVENMSTDRLEEELRNAADRVDSGDGVLFLTDIPGGSPCNRALNILMSGRNVELLAGVNLPMIANAAFERDGVSLTELVDILMDIGATSLQNLRTELAAAMVVDGSDNESGL; translated from the coding sequence ATGATTGGGATTGTTGTTTCTGGACATATTCATTTTGCTTCCGGTATGGAATCAGCCGTACGTGCAATAGCCGGTGAGCAGCCGCAAATGGCTTTCGTTGATTTCGTTGAAAATATGTCTACAGACAGGCTGGAAGAAGAATTGCGCAATGCTGCTGATCGGGTTGACAGTGGTGATGGCGTACTATTTTTAACCGACATTCCCGGAGGGTCGCCGTGTAACCGTGCGTTGAATATCCTGATGAGCGGTCGCAACGTTGAGCTACTGGCTGGCGTTAATTTACCGATGATTGCTAACGCGGCTTTTGAGCGTGACGGCGTATCGTTAACTGAGCTGGTGGATATACTGATGGATATTGGCGCTACCAGTTTACAAAACCTGCGTACTGAACTGGCCGCCGCAATGGTTGTTGATGGCAGTGATAATGAAAGTGGGCTCTGA